The following are encoded in a window of Nibricoccus aquaticus genomic DNA:
- a CDS encoding SGNH/GDSL hydrolase family protein produces the protein MHPVRPESFARYVALGDSSTEGIDDPDGAGGYRGWSQRLAERVDAAQGGGLLYANLAVRGLTTRQVRERQLAAALTMRPDLATVFCGTNDVTAARFDAAAVAADIAQMQRALVEGGATVLSFTLPDLTPLMPLARLIAPRIAALNTALAEASRASGAILLDFAAHPVATDRRLWSEDRIHANAAGHARIADALAQALDLPGSDAAWRTPFATPLTQTRWQWVAAEARWARRHLLPWIWMGVRGRSMADGRGPKRPVLTAPLAGPASRMNAG, from the coding sequence ATGCATCCGGTCCGGCCCGAATCTTTTGCCCGTTATGTCGCGCTCGGCGACAGCTCGACCGAGGGCATCGACGATCCGGATGGCGCGGGCGGTTATCGCGGCTGGTCGCAGCGACTGGCGGAGCGTGTCGATGCGGCCCAAGGAGGTGGATTGCTCTACGCGAATCTGGCGGTGCGCGGGCTGACCACGCGGCAGGTGCGCGAGCGGCAGCTGGCGGCGGCGCTCACGATGAGGCCCGATCTGGCGACCGTGTTTTGCGGGACTAACGACGTGACGGCGGCGCGGTTCGACGCCGCTGCGGTGGCGGCGGATATCGCGCAGATGCAGCGCGCCTTGGTGGAGGGCGGGGCGACGGTGCTGAGTTTCACACTGCCCGATCTCACGCCACTCATGCCGCTGGCGCGGCTGATCGCGCCGCGCATCGCGGCATTGAATACGGCGCTGGCGGAGGCGTCGCGGGCGAGCGGGGCGATCCTGCTGGATTTTGCGGCGCATCCGGTGGCGACCGACCGGCGCTTGTGGAGCGAGGATCGGATCCACGCGAATGCGGCCGGCCACGCACGTATCGCGGATGCGCTCGCGCAGGCGCTCGATCTACCGGGAAGCGACGCTGCGTGGCGGACGCCGTTTGCGACGCCGCTGACTCAGACGCGCTGGCAGTGGGTAGCAGCGGAAGCGCGTTGGGCGCGCCGGCATTTGTTGCCTTGGATCTGGATGGGAGTGCGCGGGCGTTCGATGGCTGATGGACGCGGGCCTAAGCGGCCCGTACTCACAGCACCGTTAGCAGGTCCCGCATCGCGAATGAATGCGGGATGA
- a CDS encoding RNA polymerase sigma factor — translation MRPKPASPFASVDPDDEARVVAAKAGDMNALDALVRRHQPWVFNLALRMVWRREAAEDATQEIFLKAVTHLGSFEGRSQFSTWLHRIAVNHLLNVRKSEMEAQSMTFDDMGRSLDSCVDSELPDESVLPVDHGLLVEEAKLGCITAMLMCLDRRQRLAFILGEIFGVTSEQGGEAMEILAENFRQLLTRARRDLYQFMQGKCGLVNALNPCRCSKKAGAFMANGWLDPAKRQFTRERLAAVQDVTPHRLDELAEMERAHAEHYRSAPLSDGPDFSAKLRAVVARSGFAKE, via the coding sequence ATGCGCCCGAAGCCGGCTTCACCCTTTGCCTCTGTCGATCCTGACGACGAGGCGCGGGTGGTGGCGGCCAAGGCGGGCGATATGAACGCGCTGGATGCGCTCGTGCGACGGCATCAGCCGTGGGTTTTCAATCTCGCGCTGCGCATGGTGTGGCGGCGCGAGGCGGCCGAGGATGCGACGCAGGAAATCTTCCTTAAGGCCGTCACGCATCTTGGGAGCTTCGAGGGACGCAGCCAGTTTTCCACCTGGCTGCATCGGATCGCGGTTAATCATCTGCTCAACGTGCGGAAGTCCGAGATGGAGGCGCAGTCGATGACGTTCGACGACATGGGGCGTTCGCTCGATAGCTGCGTCGATAGCGAACTGCCGGACGAATCCGTGTTGCCCGTCGATCATGGACTGCTCGTCGAAGAGGCGAAGCTCGGCTGCATCACGGCGATGTTGATGTGTCTCGATCGGAGGCAGCGGCTGGCGTTTATCCTCGGGGAAATTTTCGGCGTCACGAGTGAGCAGGGCGGGGAGGCGATGGAAATTTTAGCCGAGAATTTCCGGCAGCTGCTCACGCGCGCGCGCCGCGATCTCTATCAATTCATGCAGGGGAAATGCGGTCTGGTGAACGCGCTCAACCCGTGTCGCTGCTCGAAGAAGGCCGGTGCTTTTATGGCGAACGGCTGGCTCGATCCCGCGAAGCGGCAGTTCACGCGGGAGCGTCTTGCCGCCGTTCAGGACGTGACGCCGCACCGGCTGGACGAGCTGGCGGAGATGGAGCGGGCGCACGCGGAGCATTACCGGTCGGCGCCGTTGAGTGACGGGCCGGATTTTTCGGCGAAGCTGCGCGCGGTGGTGGCGCGCTCGGGTTTCGCGAAAGAGTAA
- the ppc gene encoding phosphoenolpyruvate carboxylase, with the protein MAQLRAEIRSLGSALGRVISKLEGADALETVETLRTLAKAARGGDEAAAGKLAAAVAKLTPAQAFTQAMAFTLYFELVNLAEENFRVLLLRKRRAARLLAEPKSDDARPIRESIEAAVVELKNRGVDAATMQALVDSVAIELVFTAHPTESKRRTLLTKLRRLADILRHRAQPEQSNPDFNDPQCVEREIVSLWLTDRSRTERPEVTDEARTGLWYFETTLFDTLPRLHVDMARALKQHFPEVKPPARWLTFGSWIGGDRDGNPNVTAKVTSDVLLMHRRLAAEKLRSGVYELSRWLTISDRREPLPAGVKKLLRESRQLSSLIEQLSSRYPHEHYRLLLAGLRDRLGQTVSEVRGGQALATADDDAGNCLTAEAVKETLQAIHEALASGRGALLTGGELKTVRDQAEVFGLHASRLDLRQHSGPHEAAVGEVLGRADYAKLSEEVKRGLLAEAITTAKPLTAAKLAAFSAATRNVIEPLALTGHVSAKFGPEALGIYIISMTSGVSDLLEVMLLMKLAAAAPLPIAPLFETLDDLNRAPEILSELFTHPVYASELAKHARHQHVMLGYSDSNKDCGYLAANWGLFKAQDNISRVCLGHDVRVTLFHGRGGSIARGGGPAAKAILAQPIGLRDGGIRVTEQGEVLSTRYHDPDLAHRILEQMAYGVLLGVHAAKNHEPAPTEWLNAMEKMSAVGVAAYKALVHDDPDFLAFWKQSTPIDEISNLKFGSRPTFRKNTTSVEDLRAIPWVFSWMQSRFVFPGWFGLGAALDAVLSQGAASKKLLREMYASWPFFKTMIDNAQLTLRKADLPIARLYAELVEEPRIKKKILGALTKEFELTEAAILAITGQKQLLSDEPVLLKSVQLRNPYIDPLNYIQVEMIRRLRSGKLSKDEDEATRAVVELTINGISGGLKNTG; encoded by the coding sequence AAACTGGCGGCGGCGGTGGCGAAGCTGACCCCGGCGCAGGCATTCACGCAGGCGATGGCGTTCACGTTGTACTTTGAACTGGTGAATCTGGCGGAGGAAAACTTCCGCGTGCTGTTGCTCAGGAAGCGCCGGGCGGCGCGATTGCTGGCTGAACCCAAGTCCGATGATGCGCGGCCGATCCGCGAGTCGATCGAAGCGGCGGTGGTGGAATTGAAAAATCGCGGTGTAGACGCGGCGACGATGCAGGCGCTGGTGGACAGCGTGGCGATCGAACTGGTTTTCACGGCGCATCCGACGGAATCGAAGCGGCGCACGCTGCTCACGAAGCTGCGGAGGCTGGCGGATATTTTGCGGCATCGGGCGCAGCCGGAGCAGAGCAATCCGGACTTCAACGATCCGCAGTGCGTGGAGCGCGAGATCGTTTCGCTCTGGCTTACGGACCGAAGCCGCACGGAGCGGCCGGAGGTGACGGATGAGGCGCGCACGGGGCTGTGGTATTTCGAGACGACGCTTTTCGACACGCTGCCGCGGCTGCATGTGGATATGGCGCGGGCGCTCAAGCAGCACTTCCCCGAGGTGAAACCGCCGGCGCGCTGGCTGACGTTTGGCTCGTGGATCGGCGGCGACCGCGATGGGAATCCGAATGTGACGGCGAAGGTCACATCGGATGTGTTGCTGATGCACCGCCGACTGGCGGCGGAAAAGCTGCGTTCGGGCGTGTACGAGCTGAGCCGCTGGCTGACGATCTCGGACCGTCGGGAGCCGTTGCCGGCTGGCGTGAAGAAGCTGCTGCGCGAAAGCCGCCAGCTCTCGTCGCTCATCGAGCAGCTCAGCAGCCGGTACCCGCATGAACACTACCGCCTGTTGCTCGCGGGTCTGCGCGACCGGCTCGGGCAGACGGTGAGTGAAGTCCGCGGCGGGCAGGCGCTGGCGACTGCGGATGATGACGCGGGTAACTGTCTCACGGCGGAGGCGGTGAAGGAGACATTGCAGGCGATCCATGAGGCGCTGGCGTCGGGACGCGGTGCGTTGCTGACCGGCGGCGAATTGAAGACGGTGCGCGATCAGGCGGAGGTTTTCGGATTGCACGCATCGCGGCTCGATCTGCGCCAGCACTCGGGGCCGCACGAGGCGGCGGTGGGCGAAGTGCTCGGGCGCGCGGACTACGCGAAGCTTTCGGAAGAGGTGAAGCGCGGGCTGCTCGCCGAGGCGATCACGACGGCGAAACCGTTGACGGCGGCGAAGCTCGCGGCGTTTTCGGCGGCGACGCGCAACGTGATCGAACCGCTCGCGCTGACCGGGCATGTTTCCGCGAAGTTCGGGCCGGAGGCGCTGGGCATTTATATCATCAGCATGACGAGCGGCGTGTCCGATCTGCTCGAGGTGATGTTGCTGATGAAGCTCGCCGCCGCAGCGCCGCTCCCTATCGCGCCGCTTTTTGAGACGTTGGATGACTTGAACCGCGCGCCGGAGATTCTTTCGGAGTTGTTCACGCATCCGGTGTACGCGTCGGAGCTGGCAAAACATGCGCGGCATCAGCACGTGATGCTGGGCTACTCGGACTCGAACAAGGACTGCGGCTACCTCGCGGCGAATTGGGGGCTCTTCAAAGCGCAGGACAATATCTCGCGGGTGTGTCTCGGGCATGATGTGCGCGTGACGCTTTTCCACGGGCGCGGCGGCAGCATCGCGCGTGGCGGCGGCCCGGCGGCGAAGGCGATTCTGGCGCAGCCGATCGGGTTGCGCGACGGCGGCATACGCGTGACGGAACAGGGCGAAGTGTTGTCCACGCGTTATCACGATCCGGATCTTGCACATCGCATCCTGGAGCAGATGGCGTACGGCGTTTTGCTCGGAGTTCACGCGGCCAAGAATCATGAACCGGCACCGACCGAGTGGTTAAATGCGATGGAAAAAATGTCGGCGGTGGGTGTCGCCGCTTACAAGGCGCTGGTCCACGACGACCCGGATTTCCTGGCGTTCTGGAAGCAGTCCACGCCAATCGACGAGATCAGTAACTTGAAGTTCGGTTCGCGGCCGACGTTCCGCAAGAACACGACGAGCGTGGAAGATTTGAGGGCGATTCCGTGGGTGTTTTCGTGGATGCAGAGCCGGTTTGTTTTTCCGGGCTGGTTCGGGCTGGGCGCGGCGCTGGACGCAGTTTTATCGCAGGGGGCGGCGAGCAAGAAGTTGTTGCGCGAGATGTATGCGAGCTGGCCGTTTTTCAAGACGATGATCGACAACGCGCAGCTCACGCTGCGCAAAGCCGATCTGCCCATCGCGCGGCTCTACGCGGAGCTCGTGGAGGAGCCGCGCATCAAGAAGAAGATCCTCGGCGCGCTCACGAAAGAGTTTGAGCTGACAGAGGCGGCGATCCTGGCGATCACGGGGCAGAAGCAACTGCTGTCGGACGAGCCGGTGCTCTTGAAATCCGTGCAGTTGAGAAATCCTTACATCGATCCGCTCAACTATATCCAGGTGGAGATGATCCGGCGTCTGCGCTCGGGCAAACTGAGCAAGGACGAGGACGAGGCGACGCGCGCGGTGGTGGAGCTGACGATCAACGGCATCAGCGGCGGGTTGAAGAACACGGGGTGA
- a CDS encoding DUF899 domain-containing protein, with amino-acid sequence MSMTSAHPPVSSRAEWRAQRLALLEKEKAVTRQYDRVAAERRRLPMVRLEKDYVFEDASGKRRLVDLFEGKDQLIVYHFMFDPDNEKGCPGCTGFVDSLGDLSMLAERRTAFALISRAPFAKLEAYRRQHGWTRAWYSSFGSDFNYDFHVTLDEKIAPVEYNYRSKDELVAHDPNNKPAGEAHGLSVFFRVNDEVFHCYSSYARGVESLTDAYSLLDVTPFGRQEDWEDSPKGWPQKPTYG; translated from the coding sequence ATGTCCATGACCTCTGCTCATCCGCCTGTTTCGTCGCGTGCCGAGTGGCGCGCGCAACGTCTTGCCCTGCTCGAAAAAGAGAAGGCTGTGACGCGTCAGTACGATCGTGTCGCGGCCGAGCGCCGCCGTCTGCCGATGGTGCGGCTGGAGAAAGACTACGTTTTTGAAGACGCCTCCGGAAAGCGGCGGCTGGTGGATCTTTTCGAAGGGAAGGATCAACTCATCGTTTATCACTTCATGTTCGATCCGGATAACGAGAAGGGTTGTCCGGGGTGTACGGGTTTTGTCGATTCGCTGGGTGATCTTTCGATGCTGGCGGAGCGCAGAACGGCGTTTGCGCTAATCTCGCGCGCGCCGTTTGCGAAGCTGGAGGCCTATCGCCGGCAACACGGATGGACGCGTGCGTGGTACTCGTCGTTCGGCAGCGATTTTAATTACGACTTCCACGTGACGCTCGATGAGAAGATAGCGCCGGTGGAGTACAACTACCGCTCGAAGGACGAACTGGTAGCCCACGATCCCAACAACAAGCCGGCGGGCGAGGCGCACGGGCTCAGCGTTTTCTTCCGTGTGAACGACGAGGTCTTCCACTGCTACTCCTCTTATGCGCGCGGTGTGGAAAGCCTCACGGATGCGTACAGTCTCCTCGATGTGACGCCGTTTGGGCGGCAGGAAGATTGGGAGGATTCGCCGAAGGGCTGGCCGCAGAAACCGACCTACGGTTGA
- the blaOXA gene encoding class D beta-lactamase has translation MFTVDPILAKPFAQRKLQGVFVAYQPATDRWLTNDSARSQEKFLPASTFKIPNSLIALECGAIASIDEILAWDRNDRGSPAWNRDQSMRDAFRASTVWFYQELARRTGGQRMSQWLHKIYYGNADISGGIDRFWLTGSLRISAVQQIAFLRSLRDDALPFRTETMRAVKEIMIRDRRDDWTLRAKTGLTSTTVDHPVGWHVGWIETPKGPVYFATNLDAKTDREVIRARIAITYENLVHLGALPSGTTPPP, from the coding sequence GTGTTCACTGTCGATCCGATCCTCGCGAAACCTTTCGCGCAGCGAAAACTCCAAGGCGTTTTCGTCGCCTACCAGCCAGCCACCGATCGCTGGCTCACCAACGACAGCGCACGCTCGCAGGAAAAATTCCTCCCCGCCTCCACCTTCAAAATCCCCAACTCGCTCATCGCTCTAGAATGCGGCGCCATTGCCAGCATCGACGAAATCCTCGCATGGGACCGCAACGACCGCGGCTCGCCCGCATGGAACCGCGACCAATCCATGCGCGACGCCTTCCGCGCTTCCACCGTCTGGTTCTATCAAGAACTCGCCCGCCGCACCGGCGGACAACGCATGAGCCAGTGGCTCCATAAAATCTATTACGGCAACGCCGACATCTCCGGCGGCATCGACCGCTTCTGGCTCACCGGCTCGCTTCGCATCTCCGCCGTGCAACAAATCGCCTTCCTCCGCAGCCTGCGCGACGACGCGCTTCCCTTCCGCACCGAGACGATGCGCGCCGTGAAGGAAATCATGATCCGCGATCGCCGCGACGACTGGACACTCCGCGCCAAGACCGGCCTCACCTCAACCACCGTCGATCACCCCGTTGGCTGGCACGTCGGCTGGATCGAAACGCCAAAAGGCCCGGTTTATTTTGCGACCAACCTCGACGCCAAGACCGACCGCGAAGTCATCCGCGCCCGCATCGCCATCACCTACGAAAACCTCGTCCACCTCGGCGCGCTCCCCTCCGGTACCACACCACCTCCCTGA
- a CDS encoding ABC transporter ATP-binding protein: MIEVRNLTRIFRTYKKQPGFWGGVKGLFKREFEETAAAKDISFDIAEGEFVGFLGPNGAGKTTTLKMLAGLIYPTSGTARVAGFEPKKRENAYRRLFALVLGQKNQLWWDLPAIESFLLLRHIYGISEAQYKETLAELVSLLGVEAKLNVMVRELSLGERMKMELIAALLHRPRVLFLDEPTIGLDVISQKAVRNFLRAYNRKYRVTILLTSHYMADIQELCERVIVINKGKKIYDGSLDRLEAGSGTRKKIIKFIPQDPAAFPVTWTSQHGTATRSDEGQFTLSVPTDAVIAVSQEILTAGPVADITIEDIPLEDVIAELFATA, translated from the coding sequence ATGATCGAAGTCCGCAACCTCACCCGCATCTTCCGCACCTACAAAAAACAGCCTGGCTTCTGGGGCGGGGTGAAGGGACTTTTCAAACGCGAGTTCGAGGAAACCGCCGCCGCCAAAGACATCTCGTTCGACATCGCCGAGGGCGAATTCGTCGGCTTCCTCGGTCCCAACGGCGCGGGTAAAACCACCACGCTCAAGATGCTCGCCGGCCTCATCTACCCGACCAGCGGCACCGCGCGCGTCGCCGGCTTCGAGCCCAAGAAACGCGAGAACGCCTACCGCCGCCTCTTCGCCCTCGTCCTCGGCCAGAAAAACCAGCTCTGGTGGGATCTTCCCGCCATCGAGTCATTCCTCCTGCTCCGCCACATCTACGGCATCTCCGAGGCGCAGTATAAAGAGACGCTCGCCGAACTCGTCTCGCTGCTCGGCGTTGAAGCCAAGCTCAACGTCATGGTCCGCGAGCTCTCCCTCGGCGAACGCATGAAGATGGAGCTCATCGCCGCCCTTCTCCACCGCCCGCGCGTCCTCTTCCTCGACGAGCCCACCATCGGCCTCGACGTCATTTCGCAGAAAGCCGTTCGCAATTTCCTCCGCGCCTACAACCGCAAGTACCGCGTCACGATCCTCCTCACGAGCCACTACATGGCCGACATCCAGGAACTCTGCGAACGCGTCATCGTCATCAACAAAGGCAAAAAAATCTACGACGGCTCCCTCGACCGCCTCGAAGCCGGCTCGGGCACGCGCAAGAAGATCATCAAGTTCATCCCGCAAGATCCCGCCGCCTTCCCTGTCACCTGGACTTCGCAGCACGGCACCGCGACGCGCTCCGACGAAGGCCAGTTCACGCTCAGCGTCCCCACCGATGCCGTGATCGCCGTCTCCCAAGAAATCCTCACCGCCGGCCCCGTCGCCGACATCACCATCGAAGACATTCCGCTCGAAGACGTCATCGCCGAGCTCTTCGCCACCGCCTAA
- a CDS encoding DUF1398 family protein, giving the protein MDTSLIYKTALQTLAGTISFPEVVGALLGAGVHYYQVDYVGLRKTFYGADGAVAVTPLTVEGLPTVAEFFDAPALKAAIIDSQRNGQTFRDFSRRAMSAGVQGYYAFLKGKRVMYLGRMGEQHIEWFPGSAPAQSS; this is encoded by the coding sequence ATGGATACTTCTCTCATTTACAAAACCGCCCTCCAGACGCTCGCAGGCACGATCTCGTTTCCCGAGGTTGTCGGCGCGCTGCTCGGAGCGGGCGTGCATTATTATCAGGTCGATTATGTCGGCTTGCGGAAAACGTTTTATGGGGCGGACGGCGCCGTCGCTGTGACGCCGCTCACGGTTGAAGGACTGCCGACGGTGGCGGAGTTTTTCGACGCGCCAGCGTTGAAGGCGGCGATCATCGACAGCCAGCGGAACGGGCAGACGTTTCGCGATTTTTCGCGGCGTGCGATGAGCGCGGGAGTGCAGGGTTATTATGCGTTTCTGAAGGGGAAGCGCGTGATGTATCTCGGACGGATGGGCGAGCAGCACATCGAGTGGTTTCCGGGATCCGCGCCTGCGCAGTCGTCATGA
- a CDS encoding Ohr family peroxiredoxin → MSTSLPPIAETISQGGRAGSVETSEEGFNLHFKAPSEKNPQGLTPEHLFGAAWAACFNGAVKYIAKESGHADEGITVTARVQLHPNGPQPFSVELLVSIPDLDEHKAQHVVNKAHAMCAYSKATKGNVSVKITLD, encoded by the coding sequence ATGAGCACCTCCCTTCCTCCCATCGCTGAAACGATTTCCCAAGGCGGCCGCGCCGGTTCTGTCGAAACGTCCGAAGAGGGCTTTAACCTGCACTTCAAGGCTCCGTCGGAAAAGAATCCGCAAGGGCTGACGCCGGAGCATTTGTTCGGAGCGGCGTGGGCGGCGTGTTTCAACGGGGCGGTGAAGTATATCGCGAAGGAGTCGGGGCACGCGGACGAAGGCATCACGGTCACGGCACGCGTGCAGTTGCACCCGAACGGGCCGCAGCCGTTTTCGGTGGAGCTGCTGGTGAGCATTCCCGATCTCGATGAGCACAAGGCGCAGCATGTGGTGAACAAGGCGCACGCGATGTGCGCGTACTCGAAGGCGACGAAGGGCAACGTGAGCGTGAAGATCACGCTGGACTGA
- the glgB gene encoding 1,4-alpha-glucan branching protein GlgB, with amino-acid sequence MIIAQTELDSFLKATNSAPHDLLGMHPAKKGRSQGVLVRAFLREAAACVVVDVTKGDEYPMEQLAAEGFFEVFIPKIKEVFAYELKTKFHNGETRQFRDPYSFLPMLGDLDLHLFNEGNDHRIYEKLGAHTRVINGVPGVSFAVWAPSAARVSVVGNFNHWDGRYFPMRTLGASGVWELFIPGLGEGELYKYEIYDRAGKIHLKTDPYGLYFEAPPNNASVVHNPRKYSWGDSAWIEQRRAKAGQLDQPMSVYEVHLGSWKRRAGAADELFSYRELAPMIADYVIEMGFTHIEIMPVAEHPFDGSWGYQVTGYFAPTQRFGTPQDFAFFVDHLHQRGIGVIMDWVPGHFPRDAFALAEFDGTHLYEHADPRQGAHMDWGTLIFNYGRNEVRCFLVANALAWMDLYHIDGLRVDAVASMLYLDYSRKEGEWIPNQYGGRENLEAIQFLRTTNDLVHHYFPGAVMIAEESTSFPGVSRPTKDGGLGFDYKWNMGWMNDTLRYFQKESAHRKFHQNDLSFGMLYQYSENFVTVFSHDEVVHGKQSLLFKMGAWHIAEKAANLRALYTHMWAWPGKKLLFMGCEFGQSREWNYAVSLDWHLLQYKDHDGIRLLVKDLNHLYRNEPVLSMNDFNSQGFRWINCSDTDASVMAYLRVDPFEENIFAIVGHFTPVIREGYRIGVPRKGFWREVLNTNSQHYGGSGLGNGGGLNAEDVEYDGHSQSLSVTLPPFSTTIFKWSAK; translated from the coding sequence GTGATCATCGCCCAAACCGAACTCGACTCCTTTCTGAAAGCCACCAACTCCGCGCCGCATGATCTGCTCGGCATGCATCCGGCAAAAAAGGGGCGCAGCCAGGGCGTACTCGTGCGGGCGTTTTTGCGCGAGGCGGCGGCGTGTGTCGTCGTCGATGTGACGAAGGGTGACGAGTACCCGATGGAGCAGCTGGCAGCCGAGGGATTTTTCGAGGTGTTCATCCCGAAGATTAAGGAAGTCTTCGCGTATGAGTTGAAGACGAAGTTTCATAACGGTGAGACGCGCCAGTTCCGAGATCCGTATTCGTTTCTCCCGATGCTCGGCGATCTGGACCTGCATCTTTTCAACGAAGGCAACGATCACCGCATCTACGAAAAACTTGGCGCGCATACCCGGGTGATCAATGGCGTGCCGGGTGTGTCATTTGCCGTGTGGGCGCCGAGCGCGGCGCGCGTGTCGGTCGTCGGAAATTTCAATCACTGGGATGGGCGCTATTTCCCGATGCGCACGCTCGGTGCGTCGGGAGTGTGGGAGCTTTTCATTCCTGGGCTCGGCGAGGGCGAACTCTACAAGTATGAGATCTACGACCGCGCCGGGAAAATCCATCTGAAGACCGATCCCTACGGGCTCTATTTCGAAGCGCCGCCAAACAACGCGTCGGTCGTTCACAACCCGAGGAAGTACAGCTGGGGTGACTCGGCCTGGATCGAGCAGCGCCGGGCGAAGGCGGGCCAGCTCGATCAACCGATGTCGGTTTACGAAGTGCATCTGGGCTCGTGGAAGCGCCGGGCGGGCGCGGCTGACGAGCTGTTCAGCTACCGCGAGCTCGCGCCGATGATCGCCGACTATGTGATCGAGATGGGGTTCACGCACATCGAGATCATGCCGGTGGCGGAGCATCCGTTCGATGGGTCGTGGGGTTATCAAGTCACGGGGTATTTTGCGCCGACGCAGCGCTTCGGAACGCCGCAGGATTTCGCGTTTTTCGTCGATCACCTGCACCAGCGCGGCATCGGCGTGATCATGGACTGGGTGCCGGGACATTTCCCGCGCGATGCGTTCGCGCTGGCGGAGTTCGACGGCACGCACCTCTACGAACATGCGGACCCGCGGCAGGGCGCGCACATGGATTGGGGGACGTTGATTTTTAACTACGGGCGCAACGAAGTCCGCTGTTTCCTCGTGGCGAACGCGCTCGCGTGGATGGATCTCTACCACATCGACGGGCTGCGGGTGGACGCGGTGGCCTCGATGCTCTACCTGGACTACTCACGCAAAGAAGGTGAGTGGATTCCCAACCAGTACGGCGGCCGTGAGAATCTGGAGGCGATCCAGTTCCTGCGCACGACGAACGATCTCGTTCACCACTATTTCCCCGGCGCAGTGATGATCGCGGAGGAATCGACGTCATTCCCCGGTGTGAGCAGGCCGACAAAAGACGGCGGTCTCGGCTTCGACTACAAGTGGAACATGGGCTGGATGAACGACACGTTACGCTATTTCCAGAAGGAGTCGGCGCACCGGAAATTCCATCAGAACGATCTGTCGTTCGGGATGCTGTACCAGTACTCGGAGAACTTCGTGACGGTTTTCTCGCACGACGAAGTGGTCCACGGAAAACAGTCGCTGCTGTTCAAGATGGGCGCGTGGCACATCGCGGAAAAGGCCGCGAATCTACGCGCGCTCTACACGCACATGTGGGCGTGGCCGGGCAAAAAACTGCTCTTCATGGGCTGCGAGTTCGGGCAGTCACGGGAGTGGAACTACGCCGTCAGTCTCGACTGGCATTTGCTCCAGTACAAAGACCACGATGGCATCCGGCTGCTCGTGAAAGATCTCAATCATCTTTATCGAAACGAGCCGGTGCTGAGCATGAACGATTTCAACTCGCAGGGGTTTCGCTGGATCAACTGCAGCGACACGGATGCCAGCGTGATGGCGTACCTGCGCGTCGATCCGTTTGAGGAGAATATTTTCGCGATCGTCGGTCACTTCACGCCGGTGATCCGCGAGGGCTACCGGATTGGCGTTCCGCGCAAGGGATTCTGGCGCGAGGTGCTCAACACGAACAGCCAGCACTATGGCGGCAGCGGACTGGGCAACGGCGGCGGGCTTAACGCCGAGGACGTCGAGTACGACGGACACAGCCAGAGCCTGAGTGTGACATTGCCGCCGTTCAGCACGACGATCTTCAAGTGGTCGGCGAAGTGA